The following are encoded together in the Humulus lupulus chromosome 5, drHumLupu1.1, whole genome shotgun sequence genome:
- the LOC133834086 gene encoding uncharacterized protein LOC133834086, protein MCNSKISKLEEEQHNMKLKMTEMMNLLKEHLVGGKVTPSEGQSRNVPQSNNIQSPKSIALEKRHNFTEGKNACYLLDWADAIVAEGRWDSSDPKITVHGKPLGPDFMRV, encoded by the exons atgtgtaatagcaagatctccaagttagaagaagagcaacataatatgaagctcaaaatgactgaaatgatgaatctacttaaagaacacttg gttggtggtaaagtgacaccaagcgaaggacagtctcgcaatgtaccgcagtcaaacaatattcagtcccctaag agtattgcactagaaaaaagacataactttacagaagggaagaatgcttgctacttgcttgactgggcagatgcaattgttgctgaaggtcgttgggattctagtgatccaaagataactgtacatggaaagcctcttggaccagactttatgcgagtatga
- the LOC133780136 gene encoding uncharacterized protein LOC133780136: MGVELVSKNLEDADNLKQGSIDDRKRRELKKLAFNINYEGGSKKKRGCGGVLVVWDTRCVKVLDSLVGNLSDSILVQAEGHPPWWFSGIYGSVHYGSRNEFWDEIAGLSAICGDTWCLGGDFNVVRRVEEKANSTTNTRSMKIFDELITEIKLVDPRLNNGKFTWRCVRVVSDHSPMILDSNPPLWGPGPFRFDNLWLKHKEFRSNFMKWWYGASLRCGSGNNFMLKLREVQQRVQVWSKGIYGPRKWEKQALERRISELDRVGEIGNWDDSLIVDRSRVKREWHNLVLEEERGNWLKLKCQWTKDGDYNSRLFHSILSARKSKNFISRIERMDGSMLNGESEIADEIVRFFSNLYSVVGRQWKGIQGIEWRRLSGFLGCFIERPFEEEEIKQAVFDCSRDKALGPDGFSLAVFHSNWDVIKDDLVEVFKKFHVDGSIPKGSNETYICLIPKKLNSCRVNDFRPISLVTSVYKIISKVLANRLKGVLSETISETQGVFVEGRHILDSVLVANEAVEEYRSKGKSGWVFKIDFEKAYDCVEWVFKIDFEKAYDFGFCARSKRFWRSLAKVDEGPRGKFGASRGLRQGDPLSPFLFTIVADVLGSLVDKAKASSALLDILKAFSASSGLQINLQKCQLLGLNVEEEVVISRASIVGCEVGKWQMRYLGLPLGDNPRLKSFWEPVMAECAKQLAGWKSDYNKGSEHLVAWNDVCKPLFQGGLGVGHLEERNKAFLIKWLWRFPLGRNFLWHKVVLSCYGRAENLWDTKSIGRFTARGPWKDISSLYGEYLGMFHFKVGRGDLVRFWEDVWIEGQALKDMFPNLAIISQARNTPIFEMGVSRDGGAGVDWDFRFRRSLFDREVLSLIELLRILEFVNLPSILDDRRVWEPDPNELFSCKSAF; encoded by the exons ATGGGAGTGGAGTTGGTTTCAAAAAATTTGGAAGATGCTGATAATTTGAAGCAGGGTTCGATTGATGACAGGAAAAGaagagaattgaagaaattggcCTTCAATATAAATTATGAAGGAGGGAGTAAAAAAAAGCGGGGTTGTG GTGGGGTTCTGGTAGTGTGGGACACTAGATGTGTCAAGGTTTTGGATTCTTTAGTGGGTAATTTATCTGACTCCATTCTGGTTCAAGCAGAAGGTCATCCTCCTTGGTGGTTCTCAGGGATATATGGATCGGTTCACTATGGTAGTAGGAATGAGTTTTGGGATGAGATCGCAGGCCTTAGTGCTATTTGTGGGGATACTTGGTGTTTGGGGGGAGACTTTAATGTAGTTCGTCGGGTGGAAGAAAAGGCTAACAGTACTACTAATACGAGGAGCATGAAGATTTTCGATGAGTTAATTACAGAGATTAAGTTGGTGGATCCTAGACTCAACAATGGGAAATTTACTTG GAGGTGTGTGCGGGTGGTTTCGGATCATAGTCCAATGATTCTGGATTCAAATCCCCCACTTTGGGGTCCTGGACCTTTTAGATTCGACAATCTTTGGCTTAAGCATAAGGAGTTTCGCTCAAATTTCATGAAATGGTGGTATGGTGCGTCTCTGAGATGTGGGTCTGGAAACAATTTTATGCTAAAATTGAGAGAAGTGCAACAGAGGGTTCAAGTGTGGAGTAAAGGGATTTATGGACCAAGGAAGTGGGAAAAGCAGGCTCTTGAAAGACGTATTTCAGAATTGGATAGAGTGGGGGAAATTGGTAATTGGGATGATTCTCTCATAGTTGATAGAAGTAGAGTTAAGAGGGAGTGGCATAATTTGGTTCTAGAAGAGGAGAGAGGAAACTGGTTGAAGCTCAAGTGTCAATGGACCAAAGACGGGGATTATAATTCCAGACTTTTCCATAGTATCCTCAGTGCTCGTAAATCAAAGAACTTCATTTCTAGGATTGAGAGAATGGATGGGAGTATGCTAAATGGGGAAAGTGAGATTGCTGATGAGATTGTTAggtttttttcaaatttatattCGGTCGTTGGGCGTCAATGGAAAGGAATTCAGGGCATAGAGTGGAGAAGACTATCTGGTTTCCTAGGCTGCTTTATTGAGAGGCCTTTTGAGGAGGAGGAGATCAAGCAAGCTGTTTTTGATTGTTCTAGAGATAAAGCACTAGGGCCTGATGGGTTTTCTTTGGCTGTGTTTCATTCAAATTGGGATGTCATTAAGGATGATTTAGTGGAGGTTTTTAAGAAGTTCCACGTCGATGGTTCCATCCCGAAGGGTTCCAACGAGACCTATATATGTCTTATTCCTAAAAAGCTCAATAGTTGTCGCGTGAATGATTTCAGGCCAATTAGCCTTGTCACGAGTGTGTATAAGATTATTTCAAAAGTTTTAGCCAATAGACTGAAAGGGGTGCTTTCAGAGACTATTTCAGAAACTCAAGGTGTGTTTGTAGAAGGAAGACATATTTTAGATTCTGTTCTAGTGGCTAATGAAGCAGTGGAAGAGTATCGTAGTAAAGGGAAGAGTGGTTGGGTGTTCAAGATAGATTTTGAAAAAGCTTACGATTGTGTGGAGTGGGTGTTCAAGATAGATTTTGAAAAAGCTTACGATTTTGGATTTTGTGCTAGATCAAAAAGGTTTTGGCGCTCTTTGGCGAAAGTGGATGAAGGG CCGAGAGGTAAATTTGGGGCCTCTCGCGGGCTTCGTCAAGGGGACCCCTTATCTCCTTTTTTGTTCACCATTGTGGCGGATGTTCTCGGTAGCTTGGTGGACAAAGCAAAGGCTTCTTCA GCTTTGCTAGATATTCTTAAGGCTTTTTCGGCCAGCTCAGGTTTGCAAATCAATTTGCAAAAGTGTCAATTGTTAGGGCTTAATGTGGAGGAGGAGGTTGTGATTTCACGTGCTTCAATAGTTGGGTGTGAGGTTGGAAAATGGCAAATGAGGTACTTAGGTCTTCCTTTGGGAGACAATCCGAGACTAAAGTCCTTTTGGGAGCCAGTTATGGCTGAGTGTGCAAAACAGTTAGCTGGGTGGAAGAGTGACT ATAATAAGGGGTCCGAGCATTTGGTAGCATGGAACGATGTTTGTAAACCCCTTTTTCAAGGTGGTCTTGGAGTAGGACATTTAGAAGAAAGGAACAAAGCCTTTCTTATCAAATGGTTGTGGAGATTCCCTTTGGGGCGTAATTTTCTGTGGCACAAAGTGGTGTTGAGTTGTTATGGCCGGGCGGAAAATTTGTGGGACACAAAGTCAATAGGGAGATTTACTGCGAGGGGCCCGTGGAAGGACATCTCCTCTCTTTATGGTGAGTATTTGGGGATGTTTCACTTTAAAGTGGGGCGCGGagatttggtgaggttttggGAGGACGTTTGGATTGAAGGGCAAGCATTGAAGGACATGTTTCCGAATTTGGCCATCATTTCTCAAGCTAGGAACACTCCAATTTTTGAGATGGGTGTTTCTAGGGATGGGGGAGCAGGGGTGGATTGGGACTTTCGTTTCAGAAGGTCTCTTTTTGATAGGGAAGTTCTATCATTGATTGAGTTACTAAGGATTTTGGAGTTTGTTAATTTACCATCAATTTTGGATGATAGGAGGGTATGGGAGCCTGATCCCAACGAGTTGTTTTCTTGCAAGTCTGCTTTTTAA
- the LOC133780137 gene encoding uncharacterized protein LOC133780137, with product MASMTNILKNTSLGGNIQPAVAIQSAEISCVYCGDGHTFENCPSNPASVCYVGNQNFNCNNNLYSNSYNLAWRQHPNLSWGGQGASSSGAPAQGKQSFPPGFSQQPRAQQPHQSQGSQSSFLESLMRDYMAKNDAVIQSQTASLRNLEIQLGQLANDLKNRPQGSLPSDTENPRRDGKEHCKAINLRSGKILEINEEKTKGSKEPTSIQTEGEMSKKPASSAAEFSPVDTASGQHSAAEKTLHKPPPPFPQRFKKQQQDGQFRRFLDVLKQLHINIPLVEALEKMPNYMKFLKDILTKKRRLGEFETVALTEGCSAMLKSKIPPKLKDPGSFTIPCSIGGRDVGRALCDLGASINLMPMSIFKKLGIGEARPTTVTLQLADRSMAHPEGKIEDVLVQVDKFILPADFIILDYEADREVPIILGRPFLATGRTLIDVQNGELTMRVNDQQVTFSVFQAMKFPDNIEECSRLSVIETLVAKTFNKEICKADLGVNIFEDDEEFSKEEESQVTWVESSKPAMKFSKHFESLNLSEGNFKPPKPSIQEPPKLELKPLPSHLKYAYLGDNETLPVIISAYLGAEAECLLLEVLKKHQRAIDWTTADIKGISSTFCMHKILLEAGCNNSIE from the coding sequence ATGGCCTCAATGACCAACATCTTGAAGAATACGAGTTTGGGAGGAAATATTCAGCCAGCCGTTGCCATTCAAAGTGCAGAAATTTcatgtgtttattgtggagacgGACATACTTTTGAGAATTGCCCATCAAATCCAGCCTCGGTTTGCTATGTGGGTAATCAAAATTTCAACTGCAACAACAATCTGTATTCAAACTCTTACAATCTAGCGTGGAGGCAACATCCAAATCTGtcatgggggggtcaaggagcaagttcaagtGGAGCGCCAGCACAAGGGAAACAGTCATTTCCGCCAGGTTTTTCTCAACAGCCAAGGGCTCAACAACCTCACCAATCTCAAGGCTCTCAATCCAGTTTCTTGGAGAGTTTAATGAGAGATTATATGGCAAAGAATGATGCTGTGATTCAGAGCCAAACAGCTTCTCTTCGTAATCTGGAAATTCAGTTGGGGCAACTGGCCAATGATCTGAAAAATAGGCCCCAAGGTTCTTTGCCTAGTGATACCGAGAATCCAAGGAGGGATGGTAAAGAACACTGCAAAGCAATTAATCTACGGAGTGGAAAAATTCTGGAAATTAATGAGGAGAAAACAAAGGGCAGCaaggagcccacttcaatccaaactgAAGGGGAAATGAGTAAAAAACCAGCAAGTTCAGCTGCTGAATTCAGCCCAGTTGATACAGCATCGGGTCAGCATTCTGCTGCAGAAAAGACTTTACacaagccacctccaccattcCCTCAACGTTTTAAAAAACAACAGCAAGATGGGCAATTCAGGAGGTTTCTGGATGTTTTGAAGCAGCTCCATATCAATATTCCCTTAGTGGAAGCCTTGGAGAAAATGCCCAACTACATGAAGTTTTTGAAAgatattttgacaaagaaaaGGAGGCTGGGTGAGTTCGAAACAGTTGCTCTAACAGAAGGTTGCAGTGCTATGTTGAAAAGCAAAATTCCTCCTAAATTAAAAGATCCCGGCAGTTTTACGATTCCATGTTCTATTGGTGGAAGAGATGTGGGAAGAGCTTTATGCGATTTGGGCGCTAGTATTAATCTAATGCCTATGTCTATTTTCAAGAAGCTGGGCATTGGTGAAGCTCGGCCAACCACAGTTACATTGCAGTTAGCGGACAGATCAATGGCTCATCCGGAAGGGAAGATTGAGGATGTACTAGTGCAGGTTGACAAGTTCATACTCCCAGCTGATTTCATCATTCTTGACTATGAAGCGGATCGAGAAGTACCCATAATATTGGGGAGGCCATTTCTTGCCACAGGGAGGACTTTGATTGATGTGCAAAATGGAGAACTTACCATGAGGGTGAACGATCAACAAGTGACCTTTAGTGTTTTCCAAGCCATGAAGTTTCCGGATAACATAGAAGAATGCTCTAGATTGAGTGTAATTGAGACACTTGTGGCTAAAACTTTTAATAAAGAAATTTGCAAGGCTGATTTGGGGGTGAATATctttgaagatgatgaagaatttaGCAAAGAGGAGGAGTCCCAAGTCACTTGGGTAGAGTCCAGCAAACCAGCCATGAAATTCAGCAAGCACTTTGAGTCTTTAAATCTGTCGGAAGGGAATTTTAAGCCTCCAAAGCCTTCTATCCAAGAACCACCAAAACTGGAGTTGAAACCGCTGCCCAGCCATTTAAAATACGCCTACTTGGGGGACAATGAAACGCTGCCTGTGATTATTTCAGCGTATTTGGGAGCTGAAGCTGAATGTTTACTGCTAGAAGTGTTGAAGAAGCATCAGAGGGCAATCGACTGGACTACGGCAGACATAAAAGGCATTAGCTCGACGTTTTGTATGCATAAAATACTGCTAGAAGCTGGCTGTAATAACTCTATTGAGTAG